In Peromyscus eremicus chromosome 2, PerEre_H2_v1, whole genome shotgun sequence, a single genomic region encodes these proteins:
- the Tmem50a gene encoding transmembrane protein 50A — protein sequence MSGFLEGARCSECMDWGEKRNTIASIAAGILFFTGWWIIIDAAVMYPTMEVFNHSYHACGVIATIAFLMINAVSNGQVRGDSYSEGCLGQTGARIWLFIGFMLAFGSLIASMWILFGGYVAKEKSIVYPGIAVFFQNAFIFFGGLVFKFGRTEDLWQ from the exons ATGTCTGGATTTCTAGAAGGGGCAAGGTGTTCGGAATGCATGGACTGGGGGGAGAAGCGGAACACCATTGCCTCCATCGCCGCTGGCATTCTC TTTTTCACAGGCTGGTGGATCATCATCGATGCAGCTGTTATGTATCccaccatggaggtgttcaaCCACTCATACCATGCTTGTGGCGTCATAGCAACCATAGCCTTCCTCAT GATTAACGCAGTATCGAACGGACAAGTGCGAGGTGACAGCTATAGTGAAGGCTGTCTGGGCCAGACAG GTGCTCGAATCTGGCTCTTCATTGGTTTCATGTTGGCCTTCGGATCCCTGATTGCATCCATGTGGATTCTTTTTGGAGGTTATGTTGCTAAGG AAAAGTCCATAGTGTATCCTGGAATTGCTGTTTTTTTCCAGAATGCCTTCATCTTTTTTGG AGGGCTGGTTTTTAAGTTCGGCCGCACGGAGGACTTATGGCAGTGA